A single region of the Streptomyces vilmorinianum genome encodes:
- a CDS encoding sensor histidine kinase yields MNSTEQQSDDLNGTAPNLIHEGSAVPAPRLARTVLLATMAGYSLVTAVNILDAGMSPAESGVGLLALLAVFGLQLVHSRPHARQSPYRCRVTTLVLQAAFCFLPLALFHLAWGAMCGFLAGSVLLLLPSRVAWPLYGAIGLSLFGYSAFVVDRSVLDSVYTLEATLVTGLVVFGLSSLTGLVTRLHAQRSDLARLAVAGERLRFSRDLHDLLGYNLSAITLKTELVRRLVPDMPERALAETDSILALSRQSLADVRKVATGYRDMSLREEAAATRSMLEAAGIEVVTAIDIGPLPPQIDTVLATVLREGVTNALRHSRVHQCTIRCWEKDGVVTLSLGNDGVEPGDGGGPQGPERTPRQADEPGGTGLDNLTHRLSRVSGSLTTELSDDGWFRMTARAPLHLTESAITGRKQHRSKQV; encoded by the coding sequence ATGAACTCAACGGAACAGCAGTCAGACGATCTGAACGGCACCGCCCCGAACCTCATCCACGAGGGCTCCGCCGTGCCGGCTCCCCGACTGGCCCGCACGGTCCTGCTGGCCACCATGGCCGGATATTCCCTGGTCACCGCCGTGAACATCCTCGACGCCGGCATGTCACCCGCCGAGAGCGGCGTCGGACTCCTCGCCCTGCTCGCGGTGTTCGGCCTCCAGCTCGTGCACTCCAGGCCCCACGCCCGGCAGAGCCCGTACCGATGCCGCGTCACCACCCTCGTCCTGCAGGCCGCGTTCTGTTTCCTACCGCTCGCGCTGTTTCATCTCGCCTGGGGAGCGATGTGCGGCTTCCTGGCCGGTTCCGTCCTCCTGCTCCTCCCGAGCCGGGTGGCGTGGCCGCTGTACGGGGCGATCGGGCTGTCCCTGTTCGGGTACTCGGCCTTCGTCGTCGACCGGAGCGTGCTCGACAGCGTCTACACGCTGGAGGCCACCCTCGTCACCGGGCTCGTGGTGTTCGGGCTGAGCAGCCTCACCGGTCTGGTGACCCGCCTGCACGCACAGCGTTCCGACCTGGCCCGGCTGGCGGTGGCCGGCGAGCGGCTCCGCTTCTCCCGGGACCTGCACGACCTACTCGGCTACAACCTGTCCGCGATCACCCTGAAGACCGAACTGGTCCGCCGCCTGGTGCCGGACATGCCGGAGCGCGCCCTGGCCGAGACCGACTCCATCCTCGCCCTGTCCCGCCAGTCGCTCGCCGACGTACGCAAGGTCGCCACCGGCTACCGCGACATGTCGCTGCGCGAGGAGGCGGCCGCCACCCGCTCGATGCTGGAGGCGGCCGGCATCGAGGTGGTGACGGCCATCGACATAGGCCCGCTGCCGCCGCAGATCGACACGGTGCTCGCCACCGTGCTGCGCGAGGGCGTCACCAACGCGCTGCGGCACAGCCGCGTCCACCAGTGCACGATCCGGTGCTGGGAGAAGGACGGCGTGGTCACCCTCAGCCTCGGCAACGACGGCGTGGAGCCCGGAGACGGGGGCGGCCCCCAGGGGCCGGAGCGCACGCCCCGTCAGGCGGACGAACCCGGCGGCACCGGCCTGGACAACCTCACCCACCGCCTCAGCCGCGTCAGCGGCAGCCTCACCACGGAGCTGAGCGACGACGGCTGGTTCCGGATGACCGCCCGCGCACCCCTGCACTTGACAGAGTCGGCCATAACCGGAAGGAAACAGCACAGAAGTAAACAAGTGTAG
- a CDS encoding TOMM precursor leader peptide-binding protein has product MSGDGGPRIGWRSHLRSLVVTGEAVYLVSGRGVRAVRGAPAEALAPLLDGTRTPDQVLREAAATGTPGAGPQELRRALAELWSANLLRAHATPASSRAPDLSAEAFWDLAATASPADSPADSPADSPAEKAVRILVLDGPVSPEEARAACASSGLGVAPPGARAEDADVTLVLCADYLDPRLAEVDARQRAAGRPWILAKPGGPEAWTGPVLRPGDGPCWHCLAERLRLQRGSEAPLHRALGSTDPVARPDASLAASRAAGLHTAVLETAKWLAGVPGPTRDALHTLDALTLDSARHPVTRRPQCPACGDPGLVAAQVRAPFVPRSRPKAADGGNGHRALSPRQMLERYGHLVGPVTGVVREVRRDPRSPAFTHSFLSGHNLAMRASTLAGHSAGLRALSGGKGLTPEEATISALCEAVERYSGSRHGDEPVVRDSFRALGPAAVHPDTVRLYDPRQLRERDTWNAAGSPFQYVGRPFHEDALLDWTPVWSLTSRTQRLLPTSLLYFDADPAAPLRADSNGNAAGSSREDAFVQGFLELVERDAVALWWYNRTLAPACDLDAFAAAGDTWIEPLRAGYRSLGREVWALDLTSDFGIPVVAALSRRTDRPSEDVLFGFGAHLDPRIAVRRALTEMSQLLPAVLDARPDGSGYTVDDPQALAWWRTATVAGQPHLLPDPHHAPSGPGSWTYTPRADLADDVAALTALAGERGLDVLVLDQTRPDIGLPVMKVIVPGMRPFWPRFAPGRLFDVPVALGRLAAPTPYELLNPQPLFV; this is encoded by the coding sequence GTGTCCGGGGACGGCGGACCGCGGATCGGCTGGCGCAGCCATCTGCGCAGCCTCGTCGTGACGGGCGAGGCGGTCTACCTGGTCTCCGGGAGGGGGGTCCGCGCCGTGCGCGGCGCCCCCGCCGAGGCGCTGGCCCCCCTGCTCGACGGCACCCGCACCCCCGACCAGGTGCTGCGGGAGGCCGCCGCCACCGGCACCCCTGGGGCCGGCCCGCAGGAGCTGCGCCGCGCCCTCGCCGAACTCTGGTCCGCGAACCTGCTCCGCGCCCACGCCACCCCGGCCTCGAGCCGGGCGCCCGACCTCTCCGCCGAGGCCTTCTGGGATCTGGCCGCTACAGCCTCACCCGCCGATTCACCGGCCGATTCACCCGCCGATTCACCCGCCGAAAAGGCCGTACGGATCCTCGTTCTCGACGGCCCGGTCTCCCCCGAGGAGGCGCGGGCCGCCTGCGCCTCCTCCGGACTCGGCGTCGCGCCGCCCGGCGCGCGGGCGGAGGACGCCGACGTCACCCTGGTCCTCTGCGCCGACTACCTGGACCCCCGGCTCGCCGAGGTCGACGCCCGGCAGCGCGCCGCCGGCCGGCCCTGGATCCTCGCCAAGCCCGGCGGCCCCGAGGCGTGGACCGGCCCGGTCCTGCGCCCCGGCGACGGCCCCTGCTGGCACTGCCTCGCCGAGCGCCTGCGCCTCCAGCGCGGCTCCGAGGCGCCCCTGCATCGCGCTCTGGGCAGTACGGACCCGGTCGCACGGCCCGACGCCTCGCTCGCCGCGAGCCGCGCGGCCGGCCTGCACACCGCCGTCCTGGAGACCGCCAAGTGGCTGGCCGGCGTGCCCGGCCCGACCCGCGACGCCCTCCACACCCTGGACGCCCTCACTCTCGACTCCGCCCGCCACCCGGTGACCCGCCGGCCCCAGTGCCCGGCCTGCGGCGACCCCGGGCTCGTGGCCGCGCAGGTGCGCGCCCCGTTCGTCCCGCGGTCCCGCCCCAAGGCGGCGGACGGCGGCAACGGCCACCGCGCCCTGTCCCCCCGTCAGATGCTGGAGCGGTACGGGCATCTGGTGGGCCCGGTCACCGGCGTCGTACGCGAGGTGCGGCGCGACCCGCGCAGCCCCGCCTTCACCCACAGCTTTCTCTCCGGTCACAACCTGGCGATGCGGGCGTCGACCCTGGCCGGACACAGCGCCGGGCTGCGCGCGCTCAGCGGCGGCAAGGGCCTGACGCCCGAGGAGGCCACGATCAGCGCCCTGTGCGAGGCCGTCGAGCGCTACAGCGGCTCCCGGCACGGCGACGAGCCCGTGGTCCGCGACAGCTTCCGCGCGCTCGGCCCCGCCGCCGTCCACCCGGACACGGTGCGGCTGTACGACCCACGTCAGCTGCGCGAGCGGGACACCTGGAACGCGGCCGGTTCCCCGTTCCAGTACGTCGGCCGTCCCTTCCACGAGGACGCGCTCCTCGACTGGACTCCCGTGTGGTCTCTGACCTCCCGCACCCAGCGGCTGCTGCCCACCTCCCTCCTCTACTTCGACGCCGACCCCGCGGCCCCGCTGCGCGCGGACTCCAACGGCAACGCCGCCGGTTCCAGCCGCGAGGACGCCTTCGTGCAGGGCTTCCTGGAACTCGTGGAACGCGACGCGGTCGCCCTGTGGTGGTACAACCGCACCCTCGCCCCCGCCTGCGATCTCGACGCCTTCGCCGCGGCCGGCGACACATGGATCGAGCCGCTGCGCGCGGGCTACCGCTCCCTCGGCCGCGAGGTCTGGGCGCTGGACCTGACCTCCGACTTCGGCATCCCGGTGGTGGCCGCCCTGTCCCGGCGCACCGACCGCCCGTCCGAGGACGTGCTGTTCGGCTTCGGCGCCCATCTCGACCCGCGCATCGCGGTGCGCCGCGCGCTCACCGAGATGAGCCAGCTGCTGCCCGCGGTCCTCGACGCGCGCCCGGACGGCTCGGGCTACACCGTGGACGATCCCCAGGCGCTCGCCTGGTGGCGTACGGCCACCGTCGCCGGCCAACCCCATCTGCTGCCCGACCCGCACCACGCGCCGAGCGGCCCCGGCAGCTGGACGTACACCCCGCGGGCTGACCTCGCCGACGACGTGGCGGCGCTCACCGCGCTCGCCGGGGAACGGGGTCTCGACGTCCTGGTCCTGGACCAGACCCGACCGGACATCGGGCTCCCTGTGATGAAGGTCATCGTTCCCGGTATGCGCCCGTTCTGGCCACGTTTCGCGCCGGGCCGTCTCTTCGACGTGCCGGTCGCGCTGGGCCGGCTCGCCGCCCCCACCCCGTACGAACTCCTCAATCCCCAACCGCTGTTCGTCTGA
- a CDS encoding glycosyltransferase, producing MSGGSAGAVFPITPLALAARNAGHEVIVGATENVMPLVAATGLPGAPITSRTMFDFMQRDRHGNPLEIPKDPHERNLFNGRGMARLALGSMEGLLPLVERWQPDVLVAGALSYAAPLVAHRFGLPWVRHALNMGEPSIIDLSAAAELAPELEEMGLAAIPEPDMYVEICPPGARRPDAGPAQFMRYVPFNTQRALEPWMYSKGDRPRVLVSAGSRVTADYEADALSALVEKVAGLDVELLIAAPQEIADALGDLPDNVRAGWLPLDVVLRTCDLLVHRAGGNTMLHAIVCGVPQLVIPAMPKQVGMSARLAEYGAAIMLTAGQDDSPENVAKACRELLEDPAYKARTEELSREIAGLPAPHDVTLAIADMVRARARV from the coding sequence GTGTCCGGAGGAAGCGCGGGGGCGGTCTTCCCCATCACCCCGCTGGCGCTGGCGGCGCGCAACGCCGGCCACGAGGTGATCGTCGGGGCCACGGAGAACGTGATGCCGCTGGTCGCCGCGACGGGCCTGCCCGGCGCCCCGATCACCTCGCGCACCATGTTCGACTTCATGCAGCGCGACCGGCACGGCAATCCGCTGGAGATCCCCAAGGACCCGCACGAGCGGAACCTGTTCAACGGCCGCGGCATGGCCCGTCTCGCCCTCGGCAGCATGGAGGGCCTGCTCCCGCTGGTCGAGCGCTGGCAGCCGGACGTCCTGGTCGCCGGAGCGCTCTCGTACGCCGCCCCGCTGGTGGCCCACCGCTTCGGCCTGCCCTGGGTACGGCACGCGCTCAACATGGGCGAGCCGTCCATCATCGACCTGTCCGCCGCCGCCGAACTGGCGCCGGAGCTGGAGGAGATGGGCCTCGCCGCGATCCCCGAGCCGGACATGTACGTGGAGATCTGCCCGCCCGGCGCCCGCCGCCCGGACGCGGGGCCCGCGCAGTTCATGCGGTACGTGCCCTTCAACACCCAGCGGGCGCTGGAGCCCTGGATGTACTCCAAGGGCGACCGCCCGCGCGTCCTCGTCTCGGCCGGCAGCCGGGTCACCGCCGACTACGAGGCGGACGCCCTGTCCGCCCTGGTGGAGAAGGTCGCCGGGCTCGACGTCGAGCTGCTCATCGCGGCGCCGCAGGAGATCGCGGACGCCCTGGGCGATCTGCCGGACAACGTACGCGCGGGCTGGCTGCCGCTCGACGTCGTGCTGCGCACCTGCGACCTGCTGGTGCACCGGGCCGGCGGCAACACGATGCTGCACGCGATCGTGTGCGGCGTCCCCCAGCTGGTGATCCCGGCGATGCCGAAGCAGGTGGGGATGTCCGCCCGGCTCGCGGAGTACGGCGCCGCGATCATGCTCACCGCGGGGCAGGACGACTCCCCGGAGAACGTGGCCAAGGCCTGCCGGGAGCTGCTCGAGGACCCGGCGTACAAGGCCAGGACCGAGGAGCTGAGCAGGGAGATCGCGGGCCTGCCCGCGCCGCACGACGTGACGCTCGCCATCGCCGACATGGTCCGTGCCCGCGCCCGGGTGTGA
- a CDS encoding MDR family MFS transporter, producing MTDTAKPGSPAPDSGADAVDKRRIRLIMTGLLLGLFMAALDQTIISAALRTIADDLGGLSEQAWANTSYMITSVITTALYGKLSDIYGRRPVYCTAVGVFVLGSVLCGLAQSMTTLAVFRGIQGIGAGGLMSLAFAILTDLVPLAERSRYQAWFGAVFGVSAVIGPVAGGFFAGLDSFLGASGWRWAFFVNVPIGVAAALLIAALVRTQPNRTRHKFDIAGLLALIACLLPLLFAVEQGPKWGWTDTGTLLLFGLGAVGLVLFLLAQKRAADAALLPTPMFRNPLFSVYNGVNVLVGAAVFGALSVLPLYLQMVKGLSPTQAGLMMLPQTLGIVAAGRIAGPYVTKSGRYKVVLLTGVVLMVAATFWFGTLTVDTALWLTGVAAGVMGFGIGLCWQVMLIAIQTGVAPQYMGAGMGSFTFFRQIGGTAGIAVFLSMFFGAVGEKVAAAYRGAASDPAFTAAANDPAVTGQAANKVLLGARDGAVPMDDSSFLDHADPRLAKPFLEGMAEAMQTVFVISGVMLLIALVLAAVPKEKRREPAAGAPGGAKDPGKQPAGKN from the coding sequence ATGACAGACACAGCGAAGCCGGGCTCCCCCGCGCCCGATTCCGGTGCCGACGCGGTGGACAAGCGCAGGATCCGGCTGATCATGACGGGCCTGCTGCTCGGCCTGTTCATGGCCGCGCTCGATCAGACGATCATCTCCGCGGCGCTGCGTACCATCGCCGATGACCTGGGCGGCCTCTCGGAGCAGGCCTGGGCCAACACCTCGTACATGATCACCTCGGTGATCACGACGGCGCTCTACGGCAAGCTCTCCGACATCTACGGCCGCCGGCCCGTCTACTGCACCGCCGTCGGCGTCTTCGTCCTCGGCTCCGTGCTCTGCGGCCTCGCCCAGTCGATGACGACGCTCGCGGTGTTCCGCGGCATCCAGGGCATCGGCGCGGGCGGTCTGATGAGCCTCGCCTTCGCGATCCTCACCGACCTGGTGCCGCTGGCCGAACGCAGCCGCTACCAGGCCTGGTTCGGCGCGGTCTTCGGCGTCTCGGCCGTCATCGGTCCCGTCGCGGGCGGCTTCTTCGCCGGGCTCGACTCCTTCCTCGGCGCGTCCGGCTGGCGCTGGGCCTTCTTCGTCAACGTCCCGATCGGCGTGGCCGCCGCGCTCCTCATCGCCGCACTGGTGCGCACCCAGCCGAACCGCACCCGGCACAAGTTCGACATCGCGGGCCTGCTCGCGCTGATCGCCTGCCTCCTGCCGCTGCTCTTCGCGGTCGAACAGGGCCCGAAGTGGGGCTGGACCGACACCGGGACGTTGCTCCTGTTCGGCCTCGGAGCGGTCGGCCTGGTGCTCTTCCTGCTGGCGCAGAAGCGGGCGGCCGACGCGGCCCTGCTGCCCACGCCGATGTTCCGCAACCCGCTCTTCTCCGTCTACAACGGGGTCAACGTCCTCGTCGGCGCCGCCGTGTTCGGCGCGCTGTCCGTCCTGCCGCTGTACCTCCAGATGGTCAAGGGCCTGTCCCCCACCCAGGCCGGCCTGATGATGCTGCCGCAGACGCTCGGCATCGTCGCCGCGGGCCGGATCGCGGGCCCGTACGTCACCAAGTCGGGCCGCTACAAGGTGGTGCTGCTGACCGGAGTGGTGCTGATGGTCGCCGCGACCTTCTGGTTCGGCACGCTCACCGTGGACACCGCGCTGTGGCTGACGGGCGTCGCCGCCGGGGTGATGGGCTTCGGCATCGGCCTGTGCTGGCAGGTCATGCTCATCGCCATCCAGACGGGTGTCGCGCCGCAGTACATGGGCGCCGGCATGGGCTCCTTCACCTTCTTCCGCCAGATCGGCGGCACCGCGGGCATCGCCGTCTTCCTGTCGATGTTCTTCGGCGCGGTCGGCGAGAAGGTGGCCGCCGCCTACCGCGGCGCCGCCTCCGACCCGGCCTTCACGGCGGCCGCGAACGACCCGGCCGTGACCGGGCAGGCCGCCAACAAGGTGCTGCTCGGCGCCCGGGACGGCGCCGTGCCGATGGACGACAGCTCCTTCCTCGACCACGCCGACCCGCGGCTCGCCAAGCCGTTCCTGGAGGGCATGGCCGAGGCGATGCAGACCGTCTTCGTGATCAGCGGGGTCATGCTCCTGATCGCCCTGGTCCTCGCGGCCGTACCGAAGGAGAAGCGCCGCGAGCCGGCCGCAGGGGCGCCGGGCGGCGCCAAGGACCCGGGGAAGCAGCCCGCGGGCAAGAACTGA
- a CDS encoding glucose-1-phosphate thymidylyltransferase encodes MKALILSGGMGTRLRPFTYSMPKQLVPVANKPILVHCLENVRAIGVEDVAVVVGDRAEDIRAVVGDGSAYGLNVTYLQQEAPLGLAHAVAIAEEFLGEEDFVMYLGDNVLAEGIAESARAFRAERPAARLLLTKVADPRAYGVAEVDAAGRVRALVEKPRQPRSDLAVIGVYFFTAAVHEAVRAIEPSARGELEITDAIQYLVARGDRVVADEYTGYWKDTGSPDDLLDCNRVLLREIHSAVRGEVDAASTLEGPVVVEAGAVVERSHLVGPLVVGAGSVVRDSELGPYTALGRDCVLEDAGIRDSIVLDGVSIHGVHGLSGSLIGRSAAVRTGEAAGRRLIIGDHTQAEVAA; translated from the coding sequence ATGAAGGCGCTGATTCTGTCCGGAGGGATGGGGACCAGATTGCGTCCCTTCACCTATTCCATGCCCAAACAGCTGGTGCCCGTCGCCAACAAGCCGATCCTGGTGCACTGCCTGGAGAACGTCCGCGCCATCGGTGTCGAGGACGTCGCCGTCGTCGTCGGTGACCGCGCCGAGGACATCCGCGCGGTCGTCGGGGACGGTTCGGCCTACGGACTGAACGTCACCTATCTCCAGCAGGAGGCGCCGCTCGGCCTCGCGCACGCCGTCGCCATCGCCGAGGAGTTCCTCGGCGAGGAGGACTTCGTGATGTACCTGGGCGACAACGTCCTCGCCGAGGGCATCGCCGAGTCCGCCCGCGCGTTCCGGGCCGAACGCCCCGCCGCCCGGCTGCTGCTCACCAAGGTGGCCGACCCGCGCGCCTACGGTGTCGCCGAGGTCGACGCGGCCGGCCGGGTCCGTGCGCTCGTCGAGAAGCCGCGGCAGCCGCGCAGCGACCTCGCCGTGATCGGCGTGTACTTCTTCACCGCCGCCGTGCACGAAGCGGTCCGGGCCATCGAGCCCAGCGCCCGCGGCGAGCTGGAGATCACCGACGCGATCCAGTACCTGGTGGCACGCGGGGACCGTGTCGTCGCCGACGAGTACACCGGCTACTGGAAGGACACCGGCAGCCCCGACGACCTCCTGGACTGCAACCGGGTGCTGCTCCGCGAGATCCACTCCGCCGTACGGGGCGAGGTCGACGCGGCCAGCACGCTCGAGGGGCCCGTGGTGGTCGAGGCCGGGGCCGTCGTGGAGCGCTCGCACCTCGTCGGGCCGCTCGTGGTGGGCGCCGGCAGCGTCGTGCGCGACAGCGAGCTCGGCCCGTACACCGCCCTCGGCCGCGACTGCGTCCTGGAGGACGCCGGTATCCGGGACTCGATCGTGCTCGACGGGGTGTCCATCCACGGCGTGCACGGCCTGTCCGGCTCGCTCATCGGCCGCTCGGCCGCCGTGCGCACCGGCGAGGCCGCCGGACGCCGGCTCATCATCGGCGACCACACGCAGGCGGAGGTGGCGGCATGA
- the rfbB gene encoding dTDP-glucose 4,6-dehydratase, protein MKILVTGAAGFIGSHYVREILAGTYPESEDVHVTVVDRLTYAGRRDNLPESHDRLDFVHGDICDRALLDRVVPGHDAIVHFAAESHVDRSLTGPGEFVRTNVMGTQQLLDAALHAGVDRVLHVSTDEVYGSVDSGTWTEESPLLPNSPYAASKASSDLIARAYHRTHGLDVRITRCSNNYGPRQHPEKLIPNFVTRLLTGRKVPLYGDGRNVREWLHVDDHCRALQLVLTKGRAGEIYNIGGGSGMSNREMTARLLDLLGADWDMVRHVEDRLGHDFRYAIDDSKIREELGYAPRWSIESGLGAVVDWYRDHPDFWRTPAS, encoded by the coding sequence ATGAAGATCCTGGTCACCGGCGCCGCCGGGTTCATCGGCTCGCACTACGTTCGCGAGATCCTCGCGGGCACCTACCCCGAGTCCGAGGACGTCCACGTCACGGTCGTCGACCGGCTCACCTACGCGGGCCGCCGCGACAACCTGCCCGAGAGCCACGACCGGCTCGACTTCGTCCACGGCGACATCTGCGACCGCGCCCTCCTGGACCGCGTCGTCCCGGGCCACGACGCGATCGTGCACTTCGCGGCCGAGTCCCACGTGGACCGCTCCCTCACCGGCCCCGGCGAGTTCGTCCGTACGAACGTCATGGGCACCCAGCAGCTCCTCGACGCCGCCCTGCACGCCGGGGTGGACCGGGTCCTGCACGTCTCCACCGACGAGGTGTACGGCTCGGTGGACAGCGGCACCTGGACCGAGGAGAGCCCGCTCCTGCCCAACTCGCCCTACGCCGCGTCCAAGGCCTCCAGCGACCTGATCGCCCGCGCCTACCACCGTACGCACGGGCTCGACGTCCGCATCACCCGCTGCTCCAACAACTACGGGCCCCGCCAGCACCCCGAGAAGCTCATCCCGAACTTCGTCACCCGGCTGCTGACCGGCCGGAAGGTCCCGCTGTACGGCGACGGCCGCAACGTGCGCGAGTGGCTGCACGTGGACGACCACTGCCGGGCCCTGCAGCTGGTGCTCACCAAGGGCAGGGCGGGCGAGATCTACAACATCGGCGGCGGCAGCGGCATGAGCAACCGCGAGATGACCGCCCGCCTGCTGGACCTCCTGGGCGCGGACTGGGACATGGTGCGCCATGTCGAGGACCGGCTCGGACACGACTTCCGCTACGCGATCGACGACTCCAAGATCCGCGAGGAGCTGGGCTACGCGCCCCGCTGGTCGATCGAGAGCGGACTGGGGGCGGTCGTGGACTGGTACCGCGACCACCCCGACTTCTGGCGCACCCCGGCCTCCTGA
- a CDS encoding DsbA family oxidoreductase, with protein sequence MKIEIWSDIMCPWCYIGKARLDKAIERLEGCDGGRDGGRDGGRDGGRDGGRDGGRDGGRDVEVVWRSFELRPDQPRTPGATLGEMMREKLGLQPGETVELFEKIRVLGEAEGLDIRLTGVRPVNSFDAQRLVHLAAEDGLAHRMKSELFRTYLTEQQNVADHEVLLRTATGTGLDAGRVAAVLAGDAYAEDVREDERAAARRGVTGVPSVFVDGVRVTTGVPSVEQLHRALVEAG encoded by the coding sequence GTGAAGATCGAGATCTGGTCCGACATCATGTGCCCGTGGTGCTACATCGGCAAGGCGCGCCTCGACAAGGCGATCGAACGCCTGGAGGGTTGTGACGGCGGTCGTGACGGCGGTCGTGACGGCGGTCGTGACGGCGGTCGTGACGGCGGTCGTGACGGCGGTCGTGACGGCGGTCGTGACGTCGAGGTGGTGTGGCGAAGCTTCGAACTCCGTCCCGACCAGCCCCGAACGCCCGGTGCCACGCTCGGCGAGATGATGCGGGAGAAGCTCGGACTCCAACCCGGCGAGACCGTCGAGCTGTTCGAGAAGATCCGCGTCCTGGGCGAGGCCGAGGGCCTGGACATCCGGCTCACCGGCGTACGCCCCGTGAACTCCTTCGACGCGCAGCGCCTGGTGCACCTGGCCGCCGAGGACGGACTCGCGCACCGGATGAAGAGCGAGCTGTTCCGCACGTATCTGACGGAGCAGCAGAACGTCGCCGACCACGAGGTCCTGCTGCGCACCGCGACCGGTACCGGGCTCGACGCCGGCCGCGTCGCGGCGGTCCTGGCGGGCGACGCCTACGCCGAGGACGTCCGCGAGGACGAGCGTGCCGCGGCCCGGCGCGGGGTGACGGGCGTCCCGAGCGTCTTCGTCGACGGCGTACGGGTCACCACCGGCGTTCCGTCCGTGGAGCAGCTGCACCGGGCCCTGGTGGAGGCCGGCTGA
- the soxR gene encoding redox-sensitive transcriptional activator SoxR, with amino-acid sequence MTVARPAYHVTELTVGQLSARSGVAVTALHFYESKGLIKSRRTPGNQRRYTRDTLRRISVIRVAQRMGIPLSTVRDALAELPEERTPNRDDWARLSQRWRADLNARIEQLLALRDGLEDCIGCGCLSVRDCPLTNPYDELGEEGPGPRRLLREPTGAAARGRQRPASAPAPVPAPAPEPCGGVSTSCRDGTTE; translated from the coding sequence ATGACCGTCGCCCGGCCCGCGTACCACGTCACCGAACTCACCGTCGGACAACTGTCGGCGCGCAGCGGCGTCGCGGTCACGGCCCTGCACTTCTACGAGTCCAAGGGGCTCATCAAGAGCCGCCGTACGCCCGGCAACCAGCGCCGCTACACCCGGGACACGCTGCGCCGCATCTCGGTGATCCGGGTGGCGCAGCGCATGGGCATCCCGCTGAGCACGGTCCGCGACGCGCTGGCCGAACTGCCCGAGGAGCGCACGCCCAACCGGGACGACTGGGCGCGGCTCTCGCAGCGCTGGCGCGCGGATCTCAACGCGCGCATCGAGCAGCTGCTCGCGTTGCGCGACGGGCTGGAGGACTGCATCGGCTGCGGCTGTCTGTCGGTACGGGACTGCCCGCTGACCAACCCGTACGACGAGCTCGGCGAGGAGGGGCCCGGGCCGCGCAGGCTCCTGCGGGAGCCCACGGGCGCGGCGGCCCGCGGCAGACAGCGCCCCGCATCCGCGCCCGCGCCCGTGCCCGCGCCCGCGCCGGAGCCGTGCGGCGGCGTGAGCACGAGCTGCCGGGACGGTACGACGGAGTGA